One Borreliella afzelii genomic window carries:
- a CDS encoding DUF777 family protein, with the protein MENNVYGLGSLKGSSVGALKQYFFENVFICRVGIIKSFDFKTQTGIVTIKEYEGLEISTRNISNFNLDLAEEDEVVLLQSNFNIFQESDNNHFDKNYYYILSVLNPKKIGIKLNELKVSLEEFDTQSENIKFKGKKLIIDVDSIEIKGNLKINGTNFENHMHSSGTLTYVNSSGAPTVTTGKTGPLV; encoded by the coding sequence ATGGAAAATAATGTTTATGGGTTGGGTAGTTTAAAAGGTTCTTCTGTTGGCGCGTTAAAGCAGTATTTTTTTGAGAATGTGTTTATTTGCAGAGTAGGTATTATTAAAAGTTTTGATTTTAAAACCCAAACAGGGATTGTTACTATTAAAGAGTATGAGGGGTTAGAGATTAGTACTAGAAATATATCTAATTTTAATCTTGATTTAGCAGAAGAAGATGAAGTGGTTTTGCTTCAAAGTAATTTTAATATTTTCCAAGAAAGCGATAATAATCATTTTGACAAAAATTATTATTATATTTTAAGTGTTCTTAATCCCAAGAAAATTGGTATTAAGCTTAATGAGCTTAAAGTGAGCCTAGAAGAGTTTGATACACAAAGCGAAAATATAAAATTTAAAGGGAAAAAATTGATTATTGATGTAGATAGTATTGAAATTAAAGGTAATTTAAAGATTAATGGAACTAATTTCGAGAATCATATGCACAGTTCTGGTACTTTAACGTATGTTAATAGCAGTGGTGCGCCAACAGTTACAACTGGAAAAACAGGTCCTCTTGTTTGA